GGAGCGTCCGCTCCAGCACCACGAGCACCGACAGCACCACGAAGACGCCGAGAAGCGCCAGCGTGGTGGGAGTGAACGACCGACGTTCAATCATCGATGATCGATGGTCGATGATCGATGGTCGAGCATCGCCGCTGCGATCGCCGTCACAAATTCATCCACGTTCTCCGGCTGCGTCGCCCAGCTCGCCATCAGGCGCACTTCGCCGCTGGTCTCATTCCAGACGTAGAAGTGGAAGCGCTCCTGCAGCGCCGCCGTCACGGCGGTCGGCAGCACCGCGAAGACCGCGTTCGCCTCGACCGGCTGGGTGATGGTGACGCCCGCGATTCCGCGAAGCCCCGCCTCGAGCCGTCCTGCCATCGCGTTGGCGTGCCGCGCGTTCTCCAGCCACACCTCGCCCTCGGCCAAGGCCAGGAACTGTGCCGACTGGAAGCGCATCTTCGACGCCAGTTGCGCGGACTGCTTGCGCAGAAAGGGCAATTCGGCCGCCAGCGCCGGATCGAAGACCAGCACCGCCTCGGCGTTGATGCCACCATTCTTGGTCGCGCCAAAGGAGAGGACATCGACGCCCGCGTCCCGCGCGAAGGCGCGCATCGGCACGCCAAGGGTGGCGGCGGCGTTGGCGATCCGCGCGCCGTCCATGTGCACCCGCAGCCCCAGCTCGTGCGCCACGCCACAC
The DNA window shown above is from Gemmatimonadota bacterium and carries:
- a CDS encoding low specificity L-threonine aldolase, which gives rise to MSVAREFASDNTAPAHPAVLEAMAAANHGPAHAYGADAWTAKAVAWFRDQFGGDTAVFPVWNGTGANVVSLRALTRPYHAVLCTQHSHIQVDECGAPELLTGCKLLDLPSPDARLTPAQLRGAVRGIGNEHAVQPHVLSLTQTTEYGTAYSVAHLTELCGVAHELGLRVHMDGARIANAAATLGVPMRAFARDAGVDVLSFGATKNGGINAEAVLVFDPALAAELPFLRKQSAQLASKMRFQSAQFLALAEGEVWLENARHANAMAGRLEAGLRGIAGVTITQPVEANAVFAVLPTAVTAALQERFHFYVWNETSGEVRLMASWATQPENVDEFVTAIAAAMLDHRSSTIDHR